In a single window of the Rhopalosiphum padi isolate XX-2018 chromosome 1, ASM2088224v1, whole genome shotgun sequence genome:
- the LOC132917842 gene encoding uncharacterized protein LOC132917842 has translation MIVNMSSVLLRSVLSLFTAHVVICTAIASRSHNRGVSSFDSLHLYPRPAYLPIMPYYEVDIPEQEGKFFGVMAATRYETITVRETVRPVCLYVDGNVPSCDHVIHSNHNNRPQKVPGPANSRRPPAVDYETYFIEPSKPNAKIEITEIPYRGAFLLTDATVEADGQLQAAEEDATAVVGQETPALQQAIRPVVEDVRERRAATASVAQRQLLQNAFGAASAAVAAGVANVGGVVGMAGAMANAAVGRQQVTVYVTRVDRVVDDRLTATLVPKNCMPARVDALRRCNGAIDPYSAALPEPPYILPQPAYMQKQPEVAVDIVSKVGGLVRDFVDAQSAATGNDRLRRYRRTLETHAVAQPL, from the exons ATGATAGTGAACATGTCATCGGTACTATTGCGATCCGTACTGTCCCTGTTTACAGCGCACGTGGTCATCTGCACAGCTATTGCCAGTCGGAGCCATAATCGGGGCGTGAGTTCTTTTGATTCGCTTCACTTGTACCCACGACCGGCGTACTTACCGATTATGCCTTACTACGAGGTCGATATTCCAGAACAGGAAGGAAAATTTTTTGGCGTCATGGCGGCCACTCGATACGAAACC ATTACCGTCAGAGAAACCGTGCGTCCGGTGTGTTTGTACGTGGACGGGAACGTGCCGTCTTGCGATCACGTGATCCACAGCAATCACAACAACCGCCCACAGAAAGTTCCTGGACCAGCTAATTCTCGACGTCCACCGGCCGTCGACTACGAGACGTATTTTATTGAACCTAGCAAACCGAACGCAAAAATCGA GATAACCGAAATACCATACAGGGGCGCGTTCCTGTTGACGGACGCGACAGTCGAGGCGGACGGTCAACTTCAAGCAGCCGAAGAAGATGCGACCGCGGTGGTCGGCCAAGAGACGCCGGCGTTGCAGCAAGCCATCCGGCCAGTGGTGGAGGACGTGCGGGAGCGGCGCGCCGCTACTGCAAGTGTGGCCCAACGGCAGCTTCTGCAGAACGCGTTCGGAGCGGCCAGCGCGGCCGTTGCGGCGGGCGTGGCCAACGTGGGCGGCGTGGTCGGCATGGCCGGTGCGATGGCCAACGCGGCCGTTGGCCGGCAGCAGGTCACCGTGTACGTGACGCGCGTGGACCGCGTGGTCGACGATCGGCTCACGGCCACTCTGGTGCCTAAGAACTGCATGCCCGCCCGGGTAGACGCGCTGAGGAGGTGCAACGGCGCAATTGACCCGTACTCGGCCGCGTTGCCGGAGCCTCCCTACATACTGCCGCAACCGGCGTACATGCAGAAGCAGCCCGAAGTGGCCGTGGACATCGTATCTAAGGTTGGCGGCCTTGTCCGGGACTTTGTCGACGCTCAGTCGGCTGCCACGGGTAACGATCGCCTGCGCCGTTACAGGCGTACTCTTGAAACCCACGCCGTTGCTCAACCACTgtaa